CCTATCTCcaacaggaaacacacacacacacacacacacacacacacacacacacatatatatatatatatatatatatatatatatatatatatatatatatatatagaagggaatGACGTAAGTTTTAGTTACGTAAATAGGTAGTTAGTTACTTAAGTACATGATGTCTAATTTTGATAACATTACATTCCGGTAAACCATAGAATAAAGACGTCATTATTAAATGCATAGGTCATGTAAATGTTGCACAAGGTTTGCTCAGTATTTCATCTCATTAGTTCTTCACTTTGCTTATTTTGATTGACAGGAATCTCGTCTAATTAATCTATAGGGGTTTTATCTTCTATGTATGATACTTTCAGAAGAGAAGGAATGAGAACTCATTACCACTACTCGTATCAATAAACAAAATACCTCTATGCATAAAGTGTTTACTTAATCTAATTTATTGTGTGGATTTTTTACTACACGAAATCACAATAACATTATGATACATTTGAAAATTCTGAAGAGATtgtaaagttcactcatgaatggcagaggcaaggaccggTCAATTTCCCAAGGATCGAACATATATGCAGTAGGCCTACATATGATAAGCTCCTAAGGCCCCTCTATACCTACGCTAGTCCaagggggaccaggcaatggctgttagtcTTGCGCAATTCTTAACCAAGTTTTTGGCTACAGTCCGTAGTTGACTTACTACCCGGTACCATTTCTGGAGTCAAAATAACAAGGGAAAATGAGACTGTTGAAATAATTATTACATGCGTTTATCGAAAGGTAATCATTTTAATTAGTTTAGAGAATTACAATAAATacatcataaaattatcaaaatttctttGTTAAAGAAGTCTGAATGTGTCAGGTCCATCTTACCAGACTTAACcggctaaaaagaaagaaaaaaaaaattcaattggccAAGAAAGTCCAGAAAGCGATTTGCGTGAGTAGCAGTAAATCTCTTTTTTcacttgcctattttttttttttttttttttttttttttttgctaaagagCCATTCCTGGGGTTTGACGAGGGACTTTACCAGGGACGACTATTTATTGCTGCAATTCAGGTTTGGGTACAGTGGCTTGGGTACCTGAAATTTGTAATCTTTATCTTTTCATATCTTGGAATTCATTGTGCATCGATCGATTTGAACTAAATGCAACGGATTTTCTTAAATGATtctaaatgttattattatataccttattttttttttttaatgtgatctGCTAGATTGaattaaacattattttcaattatttcataataatctataccttttaaattgaaagaaaataagataacaaATCAATGTCAACTTTACAAGATGAAATATAGGTGGTAGGTAGGTTAAAGTACCAGCCAGCCTTTGATTATTACCACTAAAGAATTATGTGATCATTTAAGTACTGGTCTGACGGTTTCAATCCTTCTGTAATTATAACtctttccattgcctacacaaacacacacacacacacacacacacacacacacacacacacacacatgagaaaTCAATTTTATTCCACAAACATCATCCTCCTTCTTTTGATATCTGACAGAACTAAGTCTAATACATATGCCTTTGCCTTAGACTCCCTTGCAAGTAAGTAGCCACTACATCTTCTATGATAGCGCCACAGCCTCCGACCTTTGCTCCACCACTGTCTGGAGTTAAATTCCTCCGTAAGtttctcttcttccttttattatttttttttatactctgaGTTTGGTAGGGTAATATATGGCTTTTATCTTATCCCATTCTTTATCAAGATATTTGATCTTCGTTTCCAAATCCATGACTATTGTATTTCTTCATCTACATAGCTAGATTTGAAAAATTTTGACAGAGGACTCAAATATTACAAGTAATGGGGGTTCATTTATAGTTTTGCTGTAAGAGGAAATGCAACACTAGAGCAATATCTTGCAACATCATTTCCACATTTTTCCTTTCTGAGGGGAAGCAAAATTTAGTGTTGAAACGATTATTTTCCATCTCTGGTACAGCTTGTAAATAAATGTGAGCTTATGTTTGTTTGATTGTCCATCTGATAAAATATACTTGCTAAAATGTGTGTTTAAATGGGTGCCTATACAAATACAATCGtgaaaaactttttttatgaaacaaCAAAATCTATACGTGGTACTTGAGATATTTCGGTGgtattaatagtatacagattAAGACTTTAGATCAAAAGTTATATCAAGTTAATATAAATTATCTGAAAGTCCCTGAATCTTATtagtgagaaaatagaaaaaaattaaaaacttttttaaaaacaTTCGGCACTGCTGATgtacgcttcttcttcttcttcttccgcaaAGAAATGGAATGTGTTGACTGGGTGCCGGGGTTAGGGTAGGAGAGGAGATGGGTGGACCATCCGGTTTTTAAGCAAGCCATCTTGCGTCATATActagttcttagtcagggaattcTAACAGGAAGATTCCTGGGAATTTACCTGATATTGCATCTGCCAAATTATATTCATAGTCTGTATTGTAATGACTTAATAACAATAACTCATTATATATCGTTATGAATTGCGTGTGTCATTTCTAGGACTAAGAATAAACAAGATTTAGTTTTCTATTCAGTAAAACTCGACGATAGACTTGGCACATTGAATGGCGCCAAAATAGTGTAAATAATGGAGTAACTGGCATCTCAACTGATCTCCTCTCCACATCGCATATAAAGACCATCAGCATCTTTGGTCAGCATCAATTTCACCAGTTGTTCTTCTTAGTAGCAACATAGCTAGATCGATTTGAGGTAAGGCTTTAGATTTTAGAGGATACAAAATTATATGGTTAATATTTATGTTAATAAGATCTTTGAATAATTTGATATACACATATAATCCATAAAATGTATAGGAGAAATAACCAAGCTATATTCTTTCAATATCTGTATGAGGTAatttaatgataaattataaaaatggaaatttatttaAATTCTATGGGTATTTTACACACATCTTTCAATTGCTGAACAATTACAATTCTGGAGACCTCAATAGAATCCTTTTATGTTTGGCAATatatccaaagtaaaaaaaaaaaaacaaattgaagaatttattttgtgttttatttatgACAATAAAAGTGCACCACaatattaccattatgaaattCAGATTAGAGTTAGATCATTATTCAGGTAAATCATAATTCTAAAATTTGTACTTCTAACTTACATCTGTCgataaagaaaatgaaagtgtATAGAAAATATACTtgtatctcataaaaaaaaaataatgaatttggtTTTTCAAATGTAATGAATATAATATTCTTCTAAGGTAAAGAAATGTCAAAACCCAACTCAAAGCTGAAtatctcttttcctttttattacagCCAAGATGAAATTCCTGATTGTAGCTTCCTTCTGCTTGGCAGCGGCTGTTGCTCAAAACGCTATCCAGCCAAAACCAAATGTCCGTACATTGCCTGCTGAGGTCCGAAAAGGTTAGTATCTATGATATTTACTTATTACTGAccaatatattttcacaaaaaattCTATCCATCCAAGGTGATAATACTTAATACATTGTAACATTAAGGATATACATTGAAGAAGAGTAGGTAAATTACTAAATAGTCTATGTTTGTTGATCAATATTCTATCATTTTAACAGAGGCTCCCGGCCAGTGTTATGGATTCACGGCCAGAAAGGCCTTCGCCGTGGGCCAGTCTTGGTCCCTGACTCCCTTCTGTGGCAGAGCCACCTGTCTCCAACACGAAAACCGGCTCTTCGAAAAGGTGGAGGACTGTGGCTTTGAGCCAAAGCCGTCTCCCGGCTGCAGAGTCGTCAACGAAGCCGACCAAGCTAAGCCGTACCCAGCCTGCTGTCCCAGATACGAGTGCCAGCCTGGTGCCAGTCTCCAGTACCCAACTGAGGAGGAACTCAGGGCTGCTGCACAGCAGGCTGCACAAGCTGCACAGGGTTAAGAGACCCAGAAAGATTTCTGCAGAGAGCATTGACGAAGTTATAAATGCAAACCGTGCTATGTCTATAGAATTAAGATTTCATGgcattatatagtatatacagattTTTATCCTTCATAGGCCTTTAATGAGGCTGTCACAATATCATATCAATCAAGTCATTTTGTTTTATAATATGCACAAATATTTTCTCAAGGTTAGTTCACTTATTCAACTTATGTAAATAATTAACTGTTAAATGGATATGGTGAAGTAGTTTGGATGATTGTTGAAATacttttgtttctatttttatatgaaaataaagattattattgaaAGACATTATGTACTTAAAACCCTTATACAGTATCAAACTATGTCCACAACAAAACcgaaaaagctatatatatatatatatatatatatatatatatatatatatatatatatatatatatatatatatatatatatatatatatatatatatatatatatatatatatatatatgtgtgtgtatatatatatatatatatatatatatatatatatatatatatatatatatatatatattatatatatatatatatatatatatatatatatatatatatatatatatatatatatatatatacatatatatgtatatatatatatatatatatatatatatatatatatatatatatatatatatatatatatatatatgtgtgtgtgtatatatattaggaAACATATATTAAAGTTATTACTTTCATCTTATTGACATTGAAATTGAAACAGATGCAAGGAACTCTCATGCAGAAAATCCGTCACATGTGAGGTCAGTCTTAGAATGACCTCAGGTCAATCgataaaggaaaagaagacgagtcAAGTGTCAATGGAAAAGACTCCCAAGGCTTGAGTTCAAATTTATCCTTTTTGTTGGTGATGAGAAGTTTCAAGAAGAGATCTTTGGTTAATGGTACTTGAGTAGTGTACTGGGTCAGATTTTACCCCGAAAGtcatatttttattcaatatcataaaattaaaaactttttcatCATTCTTTATTATATTGTCAATGTAATTATGCATCAGAGTTTGAGGTACACTGGAGAATGTACAGATTCTCAAAAGAATGTagagataaagaaaagaaataaagttaGGTacgaaaaaa
The window above is part of the Palaemon carinicauda isolate YSFRI2023 chromosome 11, ASM3689809v2, whole genome shotgun sequence genome. Proteins encoded here:
- the LOC137649817 gene encoding uncharacterized protein, with the translated sequence MKFLIVASFCLAAAVAQNAIQPKPNVRTLPAEVRKEAPGQCYGFTARKAFAVGQSWSLTPFCGRATCLQHENRLFEKVEDCGFEPKPSPGCRVVNEADQAKPYPACCPRYECQPGASLQYPTEEELRAAAQQAAQAAQG